The Epilithonimonas zeae genome contains a region encoding:
- a CDS encoding CoA transferase subunit B has product MLTKEQIAQRISKEVKDGMYVNLGIGIPTLVANYVPEDISVEFQSENGVLGMGPFPFEGEEDADLINAGKQTITILPGGSFFDSAFSFGMIRSQKVDLTILGAMEVSENGDISNWKIPGKMVKGMGGAMDLVASAENIIVAMMHVNKAGESKILKQCTLPLTGVNCVKKVVTELAVMEITDKGFKLLERAPGISVEDIIKATEAELIIEGEIPEMKL; this is encoded by the coding sequence ATGCTGACAAAAGAACAAATCGCACAACGCATATCAAAAGAAGTGAAAGACGGGATGTATGTCAACCTTGGAATCGGGATTCCGACTTTGGTTGCCAACTATGTTCCAGAGGATATTTCGGTAGAATTCCAGAGTGAAAATGGTGTTTTGGGAATGGGACCTTTTCCTTTCGAAGGCGAAGAAGATGCAGACCTTATCAACGCAGGAAAGCAAACCATAACGATTCTTCCCGGCGGTTCTTTTTTTGACTCGGCTTTCAGTTTTGGGATGATCAGAAGCCAGAAAGTGGATTTGACAATTTTAGGAGCAATGGAAGTTTCTGAAAATGGTGATATTTCCAACTGGAAAATCCCAGGGAAAATGGTAAAAGGAATGGGCGGCGCAATGGATTTGGTAGCGTCTGCAGAAAATATCATTGTGGCGATGATGCACGTGAACAAAGCCGGTGAATCCAAAATTCTGAAACAATGTACACTTCCTTTAACCGGTGTAAATTGCGTCAAAAAAGTTGTGACAGAATTAGCCGTTATGGAAATTACAGATAAAGGTTTCAAGCTTCTGGAAAGAGCACCTGGAATCTCTGTAGAAGATATTATAAAGGCAACTGAAGCAGAACTGATTATTGAAGGCGAGATTCCGGAGATGAAATTGTAA
- a CDS encoding ABC transporter ATP-binding protein yields MKTLLHYLKPHKWLLIASLVLAAINQVFSLFAPAITGNILDQLVTHPHFFDKEKLIPRNLNQFLYGTDIYHGVFYFLGLLIGTAMVSRIAKAFQDYAVNIITQKFGANIFTDGLQHSMALPYQEFEDQRSGETLSILTKVREDSVKFITNFINVFFGILVSIIFVSVYAIRLHWSIMPVYIVGIFLIAFVTNLLSKRIKNIQKTIVVETTSLAGSTTESLRNIEIVKSLGLTKQEIKRLNNNTYKILGLELKKVKSIRSLSFIQGTMVNFLQQLITLTLLYLIFRDVVTPGQYLSLMFYGFFIFGPMQEIGNIIISYREAEASLRNFDNLMKKPVEEKPHTPKQIGSIEELEFKHVSFKHQSAQYKALNNISFDVKNGETIAFVGPSGSGKSTLVKLLVGLYRPQEGNIFYNQINGKEFDFDELRNQIGFVTQDTQLFAGTIRENLLFVNPNASEEDIELALKKSSTKTLLERAEKGIETVIGEGGLKLSGGEKQRIAIARALLRKPNLLIFDEATSALDSITEEEITSTIKDISQQKEQITVLIAHRLSTIMHADRIYVLERGQVIETGSHENLIAEKGLYYAMWRQQIGERKM; encoded by the coding sequence ATGAAGACATTATTACACTACCTCAAACCACACAAATGGCTATTGATTGCCTCGTTGGTTTTAGCCGCTATAAATCAGGTATTTTCATTATTTGCACCAGCAATTACAGGAAATATTCTAGACCAATTGGTAACACATCCGCACTTTTTTGACAAAGAAAAACTGATTCCAAGAAATCTTAATCAATTCTTGTATGGAACCGATATTTATCACGGTGTTTTTTACTTTTTAGGTTTGCTGATTGGAACTGCAATGGTCAGCAGAATTGCAAAAGCGTTCCAAGATTACGCTGTGAATATCATTACTCAGAAATTCGGAGCTAATATTTTTACGGATGGTTTACAGCATTCTATGGCGTTGCCTTATCAAGAATTCGAAGACCAGAGAAGTGGCGAAACTTTATCGATTTTGACCAAAGTAAGAGAAGATTCGGTGAAGTTTATTACGAATTTCATTAATGTCTTTTTTGGAATTTTGGTAAGTATAATATTTGTTTCGGTTTATGCGATTCGATTGCATTGGTCGATAATGCCGGTTTATATTGTAGGGATTTTTCTGATTGCATTTGTGACGAATCTGTTGAGCAAAAGAATTAAAAATATTCAGAAAACAATTGTTGTAGAAACTACAAGTTTAGCCGGAAGTACAACCGAAAGTTTAAGAAATATCGAAATTGTAAAAAGTCTAGGTTTGACCAAACAGGAAATCAAACGACTGAACAACAACACTTACAAAATTCTCGGACTGGAACTGAAGAAGGTAAAAAGTATCCGTTCATTAAGTTTCATTCAGGGAACGATGGTCAATTTTCTTCAACAGTTGATTACTTTAACGCTTTTATATTTGATTTTCAGAGATGTTGTAACGCCTGGACAATATCTGTCATTGATGTTTTACGGATTCTTCATTTTTGGTCCAATGCAGGAAATCGGGAATATCATTATTTCTTACCGTGAAGCAGAAGCCTCATTAAGAAACTTCGATAATCTGATGAAAAAACCTGTGGAAGAAAAACCACACACACCAAAACAAATTGGTTCAATCGAAGAATTGGAATTCAAACACGTTTCTTTCAAGCATCAATCAGCTCAATACAAAGCTTTGAATAATATTTCCTTCGATGTCAAAAATGGAGAAACGATTGCGTTTGTTGGTCCGAGTGGTTCGGGGAAAAGTACATTGGTTAAGTTACTTGTTGGATTGTATCGACCACAAGAAGGGAATATTTTCTATAATCAAATCAATGGAAAAGAATTTGACTTTGATGAATTACGAAATCAAATTGGCTTTGTGACTCAGGATACACAGCTTTTTGCAGGAACTATCAGAGAAAACCTTCTTTTCGTGAATCCAAACGCCAGTGAAGAAGACATCGAACTCGCTTTGAAAAAATCCAGCACTAAAACTTTACTTGAACGCGCAGAAAAAGGAATTGAAACCGTAATCGGTGAAGGTGGATTGAAGTTAAGCGGTGGCGAGAAGCAAAGAATTGCCATTGCAAGGGCTCTACTCAGAAAACCAAACTTGTTAATTTTTGATGAAGCAACTTCTGCTTTGGACAGTATCACGGAAGAAGAAATCACATCCACCATCAAAGATATTTCACAACAAAAAGAACAAATTACCGTTCTCATCGCCCACAGATTAAGCACTATTATGCACGCGGACAGAATCTATGTTTTGGAGCGTGGACAAGTTATAGAAACTGGATCCCATGAAAATCTGATTGCTGAAAAAGGTTTGTATTATGCGATGTGGAGACAGCAGATTGGGGAAAGGAAGATGTAA
- the uvrA gene encoding excinuclease ABC subunit UvrA — protein sequence MKNNQEFIEIYGAREHNLKNISVKIPRNELVVITGLSGSGKSSLAFDTIFAEGQRRYIETFSAYARQFLGGLERPDVDKIEGLSPVIAIEQKTTNKNPRSTVGTITELYDFLRLLFARVSDAYSMSSGKRLVSYTEDQILETIKDNFKGKKVYLLAPVVRSRKGHYHELFIHLSKKGYSQARIDGVLQDIEYDLKLDRYKTHDIEVVIDRWIIGENATELRMQKSLKTASDMGEGLIAIQEMGSEEIHFFSKNLMDDITGDSMALPEPNTFSFNSPKGSCETCKGLGTIKKVNTDYFVENDKLSINQGALLPLEQLKSNKWILSQIKSILEIFDLSLTTPFKDIPKEALDYIYYGYSSDITKELKHAGISKKIKINFEGLVKILEEIVEERENYDAVLVERNFTTEEICPTCKGARLRQESLSFKIDGKNIAEVNGLSLLDFKDWLADVKDKFSDKNKIIAHEILKEIETRLQFLLDVGLDYLSLSRSSKTLSGGESQRIRLATQIGSQLVNVLYILDEPSIGLHQRDNERLINSLKHLRDIGNSVLVVEHDKDMILEADHVLDIGPKAGKFGGEILWQGHPKDIKKANTITADYITGKRKIEIPAERRKGNGKSIVLKGTTGNNLKNVTLEIPLGKLVVVSGISGSGKSSLINGTLYPILNRHFYRAIQEPLPYKSIEGIDNIDKIVDVDQSPIGRTPRSNPATYTGMFTDIRNLFAELPESKIRGYKAGRFSFNVKGGRCETCQGGGLKVIEMNFLPDVYVHCETCHGKRFNRETLEVRYKGKSISDVLDMTINEAVEFFQPIPKIFNKVKTLKDVGLGYITIGQQSTTLSGGEAQRVKLATELSKKQTGNTLYILDEPTTGLHFEDVKILMEAIEQLVELGNSFIIIEHNMDVIKLADHIIDVGPEGGKHGGQIIAEGTPEEIIKSKKSLTAKFLKKEL from the coding sequence ATGAAGAATAATCAAGAATTTATCGAAATTTACGGTGCCAGAGAACACAATCTCAAGAATATATCTGTAAAAATCCCAAGGAACGAATTGGTTGTTATCACAGGGCTTTCCGGAAGTGGAAAATCCTCTTTGGCTTTTGATACGATTTTTGCCGAAGGACAACGCCGTTACATCGAAACGTTTTCCGCTTATGCTAGGCAGTTTTTAGGCGGTTTGGAACGACCTGATGTTGATAAAATCGAAGGATTATCGCCGGTAATTGCCATCGAGCAGAAAACAACCAACAAAAATCCACGTTCAACTGTTGGAACGATTACGGAGTTGTATGATTTTCTGAGACTTCTGTTTGCCAGAGTTTCAGATGCTTATTCTATGAGTTCTGGAAAAAGATTGGTTAGTTACACAGAAGACCAGATTCTGGAAACCATCAAAGATAATTTCAAAGGGAAAAAAGTTTATCTATTGGCGCCGGTCGTACGTTCCAGAAAAGGGCATTACCACGAATTGTTCATCCATCTTTCCAAAAAAGGTTATTCTCAGGCCAGAATAGATGGTGTTTTACAAGACATCGAGTATGATTTGAAACTGGATAGATATAAAACCCACGATATCGAAGTGGTGATTGACCGTTGGATCATCGGAGAAAATGCTACTGAACTTAGAATGCAAAAATCTCTGAAAACCGCTTCTGATATGGGCGAAGGATTGATTGCAATTCAGGAAATGGGAAGTGAAGAAATTCATTTTTTCAGTAAGAATCTGATGGACGATATTACGGGAGATTCGATGGCATTGCCGGAACCGAATACGTTCTCATTTAACTCACCGAAAGGAAGTTGCGAAACGTGCAAAGGTCTTGGAACCATCAAAAAAGTGAACACCGACTATTTTGTAGAAAATGATAAATTGTCAATCAACCAAGGCGCATTGTTGCCTTTGGAACAGCTGAAATCCAACAAATGGATTCTGTCTCAAATCAAATCAATTCTTGAAATTTTTGATCTAAGTTTGACAACCCCATTCAAAGATATTCCAAAAGAAGCTTTGGATTACATCTATTATGGTTACAGCAGCGACATTACCAAAGAACTGAAACACGCCGGAATTTCCAAAAAAATCAAAATCAATTTCGAAGGTTTGGTAAAAATCCTCGAAGAGATTGTTGAAGAAAGAGAAAATTACGACGCGGTTTTAGTGGAACGAAATTTCACAACGGAAGAAATTTGTCCGACTTGTAAAGGTGCGCGTCTTCGTCAGGAAAGTCTGAGTTTCAAAATCGATGGAAAAAATATTGCTGAAGTTAATGGATTGTCTCTGCTCGATTTCAAAGATTGGTTGGCGGATGTGAAGGATAAATTCAGTGATAAAAATAAAATCATTGCACACGAAATTCTGAAAGAAATCGAAACCAGATTGCAGTTCCTTTTGGATGTCGGTTTGGATTATCTGAGTCTCAGCAGAAGCTCGAAAACACTTTCCGGAGGAGAATCTCAGAGGATTCGTCTGGCGACTCAAATTGGTTCTCAATTGGTGAACGTTCTTTATATTCTGGATGAACCTTCTATTGGTCTTCACCAACGAGACAACGAAAGATTGATTAATTCCCTGAAACATCTTCGTGATATCGGGAATTCGGTTTTGGTGGTGGAGCACGACAAGGATATGATTCTGGAAGCTGACCACGTTTTGGATATTGGTCCGAAAGCTGGGAAATTCGGTGGAGAAATTCTTTGGCAAGGCCATCCGAAAGACATCAAAAAAGCTAATACAATCACAGCTGATTATATCACCGGAAAACGAAAAATAGAAATTCCTGCCGAACGTAGAAAAGGAAATGGAAAATCAATCGTTCTGAAAGGTACGACCGGAAATAATTTGAAAAATGTAACGCTTGAGATTCCGCTAGGAAAATTGGTAGTAGTTTCAGGAATTTCTGGAAGTGGAAAGTCTTCATTGATTAACGGAACTTTGTACCCGATTCTGAATCGTCATTTTTACAGGGCAATTCAGGAACCTTTACCATACAAAAGTATCGAAGGCATCGACAATATCGACAAAATTGTAGATGTTGACCAAAGTCCAATTGGTAGAACACCACGCTCAAATCCTGCGACTTACACGGGAATGTTCACAGATATCCGAAATCTTTTCGCTGAATTGCCGGAAAGTAAAATCCGGGGTTACAAAGCCGGACGTTTTTCTTTCAATGTGAAAGGCGGAAGATGCGAAACCTGTCAAGGAGGCGGTTTGAAAGTCATTGAAATGAATTTCCTGCCGGATGTTTATGTTCATTGCGAAACCTGCCACGGAAAACGTTTCAACCGTGAAACTCTGGAAGTTCGTTACAAAGGAAAATCGATTTCCGATGTTTTGGATATGACTATTAACGAAGCTGTAGAATTCTTCCAGCCAATTCCGAAAATCTTTAATAAAGTAAAGACTTTAAAAGATGTTGGTCTGGGTTATATCACAATTGGGCAACAATCCACAACTTTGAGTGGAGGAGAAGCACAACGTGTAAAATTGGCAACCGAACTGTCCAAAAAACAAACTGGAAATACACTTTATATTCTAGATGAGCCAACAACAGGGCTTCATTTCGAAGATGTAAAAATCCTGATGGAAGCTATCGAACAATTGGTAGAATTAGGAAACTCTTTCATCATCATTGAACATAATATGGATGTTATCAAACTCGCGGACCACATTATTGATGTTGGTCCAGAAGGCGGAAAGCACGGCGGGCAGATCATTGCAGAAGGCACACCGGAGGAGATTATCAAATCTAAGAAAAGTCTGACGGCTAAGTTTTTGAAGAAAGAGCTTTAG
- a CDS encoding CoA transferase subunit A, with product MIDKRVKNAQEAVKDIENGMTIMLGGFGLCGIPENCISELVKKNVNNLTCISNNAGVDDFGLGLLLQKKQIKKMISSYVGENAEFERQMLSGELEVELTPQGTLAEKCRAAQAGIPAFYTPAGYGTEVAEGKEVKDFNGKPHILEHAYNAEFSIVKAWKGDHAGNLIFKGSARNFNFPMAGAGKITIAEVEELVEPGRLDPNEIHIPGIMVQRIFQGENYEKRIEQRTVRKRVKN from the coding sequence ATGATTGATAAAAGAGTCAAAAACGCTCAGGAAGCGGTAAAAGATATAGAAAACGGAATGACGATAATGCTTGGCGGATTCGGGCTTTGCGGGATTCCTGAGAATTGTATTTCAGAATTGGTAAAGAAAAATGTAAACAATCTGACTTGCATTTCCAATAACGCAGGCGTTGATGATTTCGGTTTGGGATTATTATTACAAAAAAAACAAATCAAGAAAATGATTTCTTCCTATGTTGGAGAAAACGCCGAATTTGAGAGACAGATGTTATCCGGAGAATTAGAAGTGGAATTGACACCTCAAGGAACACTTGCCGAAAAATGCAGAGCGGCGCAAGCTGGGATTCCTGCATTTTATACGCCGGCAGGCTACGGAACCGAAGTTGCGGAAGGTAAAGAAGTGAAAGATTTCAATGGAAAACCACACATCTTAGAACACGCTTACAACGCTGAATTCTCCATCGTAAAAGCTTGGAAAGGCGATCACGCAGGAAATTTAATTTTCAAAGGTTCGGCTCGTAATTTTAATTTTCCAATGGCCGGTGCAGGAAAAATAACGATTGCAGAAGTTGAAGAATTGGTAGAACCAGGACGATTGGACCCAAACGAAATCCATATTCCTGGAATTATGGTTCAACGGATTTTTCAAGGTGAGAATTATGAGAAAAGGATTGAACAGAGGACTGTGAGGAAGAGGGTTAAAAATTAA